The Chthoniobacterales bacterium DNA window GGTCTTGAATAACGGCGTCGCTTTCGGGGACGAGCGGAGTGGTGGGCTGATCCAGGGCGCTGGCGGCGAGGGTGAGGACTTTTCCCTTGGGGGCGTCTTTGCGGGAAAGGAGGTAGAGGGTTTGGCCGTCGAGGCTGGGGCCGACGGTCTTAATGGCGTCGGGGAAATGAGTGATCTGCGTCCATTTTCCTTCGCGGAGGACGAAATGTTCGTAATCGCCGCCGTCGCCATTCGAGACGCTGGCAATGATGAGGCTGCCGTCGTGGCTGGTGGCGAGTTCGACTTCAGCAATGCGGGGGAAGTCTTTTCCAAGCGAGTAAGAGTCTTTTTTAGGGTCATCGCCGAGGGTGTGATGCCAGATTTGCTGGAAGAAATGTTCGTCGGCAGCGGGACGTTCGCCGGGCGCTGGATAACGCGTGTAGAAGAGGCTTTTGCCGTCGCCAGCCCAGGCCACGCTGCCGCCGCCGGTGGGGTATTGGACGCGCGGGATGGAGTCGGGGAGGGGTTTGCCGGTGGCCACGTCGAAGATGCGGAGCGTGCCGTCCTCGGAGCCGTGCTTCGAGAGGGAGACGGCGAGCAGTTTGCCGTCCGGCGAGGGCACCCACCAATCAATGGCAGTTGCGCCGGTGGAATCGAGGGATTGCGGGTCGAGAACGATCTTTTCCTCAGCCGGGGCGTCGGGCGAGGGGAGGAGAACGATGAGCGGCTGCTCCTTGGGCGGCGCGAATTTGTTGGCGAAGAGGCCAGCGGGAGTTTCATTCAAACCAGAGTAGCTCATGGTGAGCGCGGCATACCATTTGGTGAGGGTGTCTTTAATGGCGGCGCGCTCGGGGATGGCGTCGAGGAACTTCCGGGTGCGGTCGTTTTGCGCGGTGGCGAAGGTTTTGACGGCGGGATCGGTGGCGCTTTCCATCCACTGGTAGTTGTCGAGGACATCGACGCCGAAATACGAGTCGATGACGGGTTTTTTCTCCGCCTTCGGGAAGTCGAGCGCATCGGCGGCGAATGCATTGAAACTCGCCTGAAAAACGAGCGCAAGGATCAGGCTGCGGGCGAAGTGTGTCATCATGGGGAATGTTTTCGCACATTGCGCTTGCGAGGGCGAATCCTCCTTATTAAAACCTAAATCGAATGGCTACCGTCGAACTCGAATCACCAGACACACTCGCCCGGACCGCGCAACACTTGGAAAGCAGCGAAATCCTTGGCGAAAAACTGACCCTGAACATGGGTCCATCGCACCCGGCGACGCACGGCGTGCTGCGCATTTCACTGGAACTCGACGGGGAAGTGATCACCAAGGCGACGCCCGACGTGGGCTACCTGCATCGCGGCGACGAAAAAATCGCGGAGAACATGCAATACAACCAGTTCATCCCTTACACGGACCGGCTGGATTACCTCGCACCGCTGGCGAATAACGTCGCCTACGCCTGCGCCGTGGAGAAACTCATGGGCTGGGAATTGCCTCCGCGCGGCAAGGCGATCCGGGTGATTTGTTGCGAACTCGCCCGCATTTCGGCGCATTTGCTGGGCCTCGGCGCCTTTGCGATGGACGTGGGCGCGATGACGGTCTTCCTCTACACGTTCACGGAGCGCGAAAAAATTTATAACCTGCAAGAGGTGCTGACGGGGGCACGGTTTACGACGAGTTACACACGTATCGGGGGTCAGATTCGGGATGTCACCCCGGCGTTCATCGCGCAGATGGTGCAGTTTTTGGATGAATTTATCCCGAGCTTGAACGAGACCGACGCCTTGCTGACGCGCAACCGCATTTTCGTGGATCGCACAAAGGACGTGGGAATCATCACCAAGGAGCAGGCCATCGCCTTCGGACTTACAGGCCCGAATCTGCGTGGGTCGGGCGTCGATTACGACGTGCGCAAGGCCAATCCGTATCTCGATTACGAGCAATACAACTTCGATATTCCCGTGGGCTCGGTCGGCGATTGTTATGATCGCTACCTCGTTCGCCTCGAAGAAATGCGCCAGAGCGTGAAGATTCTGCGTCAGGTAGTCGCGAGACTGCCCGAGGGTCCGATCAACTACGTCGATCCAAAAAACATGGCCGCTCCCAAGGCGCAGGTGATGACGAAAATGGAGGAGCTGATTCACCATTTCATGATTCACACGGAGGGCATCGATGCGCCCGTGGGTGAGGTCTATTTCGGTGCGGAAAACCCGAAGGGTGAGTTGGGCTTTTATATCAACAGCAAGGGCGGCGGCGTGCCGCACCGGATGAAGATCCGCGCCCCGAGTTTCGTGAACCTAAGCATCCTGTCCACGATTCTGCCGGGCCACATGATGAGCGATGTCGTCGCGATTCTAGGCTCGCTCGATTTCGTGATGGGCGAGAGCGACCGCTGACGAGTCGCGATTGTTTCGGAGGCAATCATGAAACGAAAACTCCAGATCGCCCTTCTCAGTGTCAGTCTGCAGTCGGCGTCGGCTTTCAACATCGCGATCGATTACTCGAACGACTCGACAAATTTCTTCGACAACTTGACCGCCAGGGCGACGCTGGAAAAAGCGGCTGCCGATCTCAGCGCGGCGATCACTTCGTCGCTCGCACCCGTGACGACCGACGTTTACACCGGCACCAATGGCAGCACGACCTCCACATTCGATTGGGACCTGACTTACACCAACCCAACGACGGGAGCGGCGGTCACTTTGGACACGTTCACAGCGGCGGCAAACACCTTCACCATCTACGTCGGAGCCCGACCCATCTCGGGAACGGCCCTGGGCCAGGGTGGCATCGGCGCAGCGGGATTTTCGTTCGGTGGCTCGGGTTCCGGGTCGCAATGGACCGGCGCGGTGGCTGCTGCCGAGGCCGCCTCGAATGCCGGCATGGGACGCGGCTCCAATGTGACATTCAATTCAGCCAGCGACAGCGCGACTCTGGGATCCAGCACGGCGAATTACAATGTTAGAACCGGCCCGATGATTGGCAATATGTGGTTCGACAACGACAGCAACAACGATGGCTCCATCGACGACACCGTGATGCTGGGCAATTACTGGAACTTCGATTACGCGAACAATTCATTCGCTGGCAAAAACGATTTTTACTCGGTGGCGCTGCACGAGATCATTCATTCCATTGGCTTCAGCGGCTCCGAAAGCTGGGATGGTGAACATTCCGGCACGACCTGGCTGGGTTCCAGTGCGGTCGCACTGAATGGCGGCACCGGCTCGGGGTTGCTGGCTTCGGATGAAGCTCACATCGTTTCTGGTTACTCCAGCACCCGACTCGACACGGGCGCGGTGCAGGAGGCAGTGATGGACCCAAGTCTGACGCAGGGCACGCGCAAATATCTCACTCAGATGGACCTGGCCATGCTCCATGACATGGGCTACCAAGTCGTCCCGGAGGTAAACACCAGCGCGCTGCTGGCGGTGGGGCTCGGAGGTTTGCTTTGGTTCAGGCGCAAAGCCGTCGCCAGATAAGACTGCAACTCAGATTGACCAGTCGCCGCCGTCGAGACCGGGGCGCTTGTTTTTGTCGAGGATGTTGAGTTGTTTTTCCTCGAAATAAACCAGCGACCGCTTCGGGACGCCGTGCGTGAGAAAGACGTTTGCGCCGATGGTGCTGCCCGCGCCGATCACTGTGTCGCCGCCCATGATGGTGGTGCCGGCGTAAATCGTGACGTTGTCCTCGATGGTTGGGTGACGTTTCTTTCCGCGCAGTTGCTGGCCGCCGGCAAGGGAGCGCGCGATGAGGGAGACGCCCTGATAAAGTTTGACGTTGGTGCCGATCTCGGACGTTTCGCCGATGACCACGCCCGTACCGTGATCGATGAAAAAATTCGAGCCGATCCGAGCCCCAGGATGAATGTCGATCCCGGTGCGGGAATGCGCCCATTCGGTCATCATGCGCGGGATAATGGGGAGTTCCGCGAGATAAAAAAGGTGCGCCATGCGTTGCACGGCAATCGTCTCAACGAACGGATAGGAGAGGATGATTTCATCGTAACCCCGTGCCGCCGGATCGCCCTCGAAGGCAGCCGC harbors:
- the epsC gene encoding serine O-acetyltransferase EpsC, encoding MEDIAQQLIASYHESGGINHLDGANLPSKVAIAKICEDLLSLIFPGFHDDAPLLREHVERVTNERVAVVANALKVEICKSLRLGDPNCPDARSEKMVAEFLSALPRVRQILKTDVAAAFEGDPAARGYDEIILSYPFVETIAVQRMAHLFYLAELPIIPRMMTEWAHSRTGIDIHPGARIGSNFFIDHGTGVVIGETSEIGTNVKLYQGVSLIARSLAGGQQLRGKKRHPTIEDNVTIYAGTTIMGGDTVIGAGSTIGANVFLTHGVPKRSLVYFEEKQLNILDKNKRPGLDGGDWSI
- the nuoD gene encoding NADH dehydrogenase (quinone) subunit D is translated as MATVELESPDTLARTAQHLESSEILGEKLTLNMGPSHPATHGVLRISLELDGEVITKATPDVGYLHRGDEKIAENMQYNQFIPYTDRLDYLAPLANNVAYACAVEKLMGWELPPRGKAIRVICCELARISAHLLGLGAFAMDVGAMTVFLYTFTEREKIYNLQEVLTGARFTTSYTRIGGQIRDVTPAFIAQMVQFLDEFIPSLNETDALLTRNRIFVDRTKDVGIITKEQAIAFGLTGPNLRGSGVDYDVRKANPYLDYEQYNFDIPVGSVGDCYDRYLVRLEEMRQSVKILRQVVARLPEGPINYVDPKNMAAPKAQVMTKMEELIHHFMIHTEGIDAPVGEVYFGAENPKGELGFYINSKGGGVPHRMKIRAPSFVNLSILSTILPGHMMSDVVAILGSLDFVMGESDR